In one Brienomyrus brachyistius isolate T26 chromosome 5, BBRACH_0.4, whole genome shotgun sequence genomic region, the following are encoded:
- the LOC125741929 gene encoding nuclear distribution protein nudE-like 1-B isoform X2, producing the protein MGDGTKPQLEVISRALQAKGLWTRDVRLRHLDILGIRSERRHRVPEATRAGLANSVRRLSGSEAETADEGAAVRKAERFGNAKVAARPRPSPAFTRSYQEAQEELTEFQEGSRELEAELEAQLGQAEHRIRDLQTENQRLKSEAEVLKEKLEQQYTQSYKQISTLEDELGQTQGIKEQLHKYVRELEQANDDLERAKRATIVSLEDFEQRLNQAIERNAFLESELDEKESLLVSVQRLKDEARDLRQELAVRERQTDTRMSAPSSPTLDSDKTDSGVQASLSLPATPLCKNMDSVFTSSTVLTNGCNSSPLTPSARVSALNIVGDLLRKVGALESKLAACRNFAKDQAARRSYMAGSASMANGNATKFSHPIHTTYFDKAKEKVFFPALVLGQ; encoded by the exons ATGGGCGATGGCACAAAACCGCAACTTGAGGTAATTTCCCGAGCGCTCCAGGCCAAAGGGCTGTGGACTCGCGATGTGAGATTACGTCATCTGGATATTTTGGGAATCCGGAGCGAGCGACGTCATCGCGTGCCGGAAGCGACGCGCGCCGGCCTCGCGAACAGTGTTCGCCGGCTTTCGGGCTCAGAAGCGGAGACTGCGGACGAGGGAGCGGCGGTGCGGAAGGCGGAGCGGTTCGGAAATGCTAAGGTAGCGGCTCGGCCACGTCCCAGCCCTGCGTTCACTCGAAG TTACCAGGAGGCCCAGGAGGAGCTGACGGAGTTCCAGGAGGGCAGTCGGGAGCTTGAAGCTGAGCTGGAGGCCCAGCTCGGCCAGGCGGAGCACCGGATACGGGACCTGCAGACGGAGAACCAGAGGCTGAAGAGCGAGGCTGAGGTCCTGAAG GAGAAGCTAGAGCAGCAGTATACACAGAGCTACAAGCAGATCTCCACGTTGGAGGATGAACTGGGCCAGACGCAAGGCATCAAGGAGCAGCTCCATAAATACGTGCGGGAGCTGGAGCAGGCCAATGACGACCTGGAGAGGGCCAAGAG GGCAACAATTGTCTCACTAGAGGACTTTGAGCAGCGGCTGAACCAGGCCATCGAGAGGAACGCCTTTCTGGAGAGCGAGCTGGACGAGAAGGAGTCGCTGCTGGTGTCTGTGCAGAGACTGAAAGACGAAGCCAGAG ACCTGCGTCAGGAGCTGGCTGTACGCGAGCGACAGACCGACACACGCATGTCGGCTCCCAGCTCGCCAACGCTTGACAGTGACAAGACAGATTCTGGCGTCCAGGCCTCGCTGTCACTGCCAGCCACGCCCCTCTGCAAGAACATGGACAGTGTCTTCACCAGCAGCACAG TGCTCACCAATGGCTGCAATAGCTCACCGCTAACACCATCGGCCAGAGTATCGGCTCTCAATATAGTTGGTGATCTCCTGCGGAAAGTAGGG GCGCTGGAGTCCAAGCTGGCTGCGTGTCGGAACTTCGCCAAGGACCAGGCGGCGAGGCGGAGCTACATGGCAGGGAGCGCCAGCATGGCCAATGGCAACGCCACCAAGTTCTCGCACCCCATCCATACTACCTACTTCGACAAAGC GAAGGAGAAGGTCTTTTTTCCAGCACTTGTTCTTG
- the LOC125741929 gene encoding nuclear distribution protein nudE-like 1-B isoform X4 — protein MDTEIAPKFSCKDEEIEYWKALSHQYMQSYQEAQEELTEFQEGSRELEAELEAQLGQAEHRIRDLQTENQRLKSEAEVLKEKLEQQYTQSYKQISTLEDELGQTQGIKEQLHKYVRELEQANDDLERAKRATIVSLEDFEQRLNQAIERNAFLESELDEKESLLVSVQRLKDEARDLRQELAVRERQTDTRMSAPSSPTLDSDKTDSGVQASLSLPATPLCKNMDSVFTSSTVLTNGCNSSPLTPSARVSALNIVGDLLRKVGALESKLAACRNFAKDQAARRSYMAGSASMANGNATKFSHPIHTTYFDKAPMNRLEAGPLAAMKAAPHSASPPGLLPLSA, from the exons ATGGACACCGAGATTGCACCAAAATTTTCCTGCAAAGATGAGGAGATTGAGTACTGGAAGGCCCTCTCCCACCAGTACATGCAGAG TTACCAGGAGGCCCAGGAGGAGCTGACGGAGTTCCAGGAGGGCAGTCGGGAGCTTGAAGCTGAGCTGGAGGCCCAGCTCGGCCAGGCGGAGCACCGGATACGGGACCTGCAGACGGAGAACCAGAGGCTGAAGAGCGAGGCTGAGGTCCTGAAG GAGAAGCTAGAGCAGCAGTATACACAGAGCTACAAGCAGATCTCCACGTTGGAGGATGAACTGGGCCAGACGCAAGGCATCAAGGAGCAGCTCCATAAATACGTGCGGGAGCTGGAGCAGGCCAATGACGACCTGGAGAGGGCCAAGAG GGCAACAATTGTCTCACTAGAGGACTTTGAGCAGCGGCTGAACCAGGCCATCGAGAGGAACGCCTTTCTGGAGAGCGAGCTGGACGAGAAGGAGTCGCTGCTGGTGTCTGTGCAGAGACTGAAAGACGAAGCCAGAG ACCTGCGTCAGGAGCTGGCTGTACGCGAGCGACAGACCGACACACGCATGTCGGCTCCCAGCTCGCCAACGCTTGACAGTGACAAGACAGATTCTGGCGTCCAGGCCTCGCTGTCACTGCCAGCCACGCCCCTCTGCAAGAACATGGACAGTGTCTTCACCAGCAGCACAG TGCTCACCAATGGCTGCAATAGCTCACCGCTAACACCATCGGCCAGAGTATCGGCTCTCAATATAGTTGGTGATCTCCTGCGGAAAGTAGGG GCGCTGGAGTCCAAGCTGGCTGCGTGTCGGAACTTCGCCAAGGACCAGGCGGCGAGGCGGAGCTACATGGCAGGGAGCGCCAGCATGGCCAATGGCAACGCCACCAAGTTCTCGCACCCCATCCATACTACCTACTTCGACAAAGC
- the LOC125741929 gene encoding nuclear distribution protein nudE-like 1-B isoform X3 — MFDVSYSPALVQGLPTMDTEIAPKFSCKDEEIEYWKALSHQYMQSYQEAQEELTEFQEGSRELEAELEAQLGQAEHRIRDLQTENQRLKSEAEVLKEKLEQQYTQSYKQISTLEDELGQTQGIKEQLHKYVRELEQANDDLERAKRATIVSLEDFEQRLNQAIERNAFLESELDEKESLLVSVQRLKDEARDLRQELAVRERQTDTRMSAPSSPTLDSDKTDSGVQASLSLPATPLCKNMDSVFTSSTVLTNGCNSSPLTPSARVSALNIVGDLLRKVGALESKLAACRNFAKDQAARRSYMAGSASMANGNATKFSHPIHTTYFDKAPMNRLEAGPLAAMKAAPHSASPPGLLPLSA, encoded by the exons ATGTTCGACGTGTCATATAGTCCTGCGTTGGTTCAGG GTTTGCCGACCATGGACACCGAGATTGCACCAAAATTTTCCTGCAAAGATGAGGAGATTGAGTACTGGAAGGCCCTCTCCCACCAGTACATGCAGAG TTACCAGGAGGCCCAGGAGGAGCTGACGGAGTTCCAGGAGGGCAGTCGGGAGCTTGAAGCTGAGCTGGAGGCCCAGCTCGGCCAGGCGGAGCACCGGATACGGGACCTGCAGACGGAGAACCAGAGGCTGAAGAGCGAGGCTGAGGTCCTGAAG GAGAAGCTAGAGCAGCAGTATACACAGAGCTACAAGCAGATCTCCACGTTGGAGGATGAACTGGGCCAGACGCAAGGCATCAAGGAGCAGCTCCATAAATACGTGCGGGAGCTGGAGCAGGCCAATGACGACCTGGAGAGGGCCAAGAG GGCAACAATTGTCTCACTAGAGGACTTTGAGCAGCGGCTGAACCAGGCCATCGAGAGGAACGCCTTTCTGGAGAGCGAGCTGGACGAGAAGGAGTCGCTGCTGGTGTCTGTGCAGAGACTGAAAGACGAAGCCAGAG ACCTGCGTCAGGAGCTGGCTGTACGCGAGCGACAGACCGACACACGCATGTCGGCTCCCAGCTCGCCAACGCTTGACAGTGACAAGACAGATTCTGGCGTCCAGGCCTCGCTGTCACTGCCAGCCACGCCCCTCTGCAAGAACATGGACAGTGTCTTCACCAGCAGCACAG TGCTCACCAATGGCTGCAATAGCTCACCGCTAACACCATCGGCCAGAGTATCGGCTCTCAATATAGTTGGTGATCTCCTGCGGAAAGTAGGG GCGCTGGAGTCCAAGCTGGCTGCGTGTCGGAACTTCGCCAAGGACCAGGCGGCGAGGCGGAGCTACATGGCAGGGAGCGCCAGCATGGCCAATGGCAACGCCACCAAGTTCTCGCACCCCATCCATACTACCTACTTCGACAAAGC
- the LOC125741929 gene encoding nuclear distribution protein nudE-like 1-B isoform X5, with protein MFDVSYSPALVQGLPTMDTEIAPKFSCKDEEIEYWKALSHQYMQSYQEAQEELTEFQEGSRELEAELEAQLGQAEHRIRDLQTENQRLKSEAEVLKEKLEQQYTQSYKQISTLEDELGQTQGIKEQLHKYVRELEQANDDLERAKRATIVSLEDFEQRLNQAIERNAFLESELDEKESLLVSVQRLKDEARDLRQELAVRERQTDTRMSAPSSPTLDSDKTDSGVQASLSLPATPLCKNMDSVFTSSTVLTNGCNSSPLTPSARVSALNIVGDLLRKVGALESKLAACRNFAKDQAARRSYMAGSASMANGNATKFSHPIHTTYFDKAKEKVFFPALVLGQ; from the exons ATGTTCGACGTGTCATATAGTCCTGCGTTGGTTCAGG GTTTGCCGACCATGGACACCGAGATTGCACCAAAATTTTCCTGCAAAGATGAGGAGATTGAGTACTGGAAGGCCCTCTCCCACCAGTACATGCAGAG TTACCAGGAGGCCCAGGAGGAGCTGACGGAGTTCCAGGAGGGCAGTCGGGAGCTTGAAGCTGAGCTGGAGGCCCAGCTCGGCCAGGCGGAGCACCGGATACGGGACCTGCAGACGGAGAACCAGAGGCTGAAGAGCGAGGCTGAGGTCCTGAAG GAGAAGCTAGAGCAGCAGTATACACAGAGCTACAAGCAGATCTCCACGTTGGAGGATGAACTGGGCCAGACGCAAGGCATCAAGGAGCAGCTCCATAAATACGTGCGGGAGCTGGAGCAGGCCAATGACGACCTGGAGAGGGCCAAGAG GGCAACAATTGTCTCACTAGAGGACTTTGAGCAGCGGCTGAACCAGGCCATCGAGAGGAACGCCTTTCTGGAGAGCGAGCTGGACGAGAAGGAGTCGCTGCTGGTGTCTGTGCAGAGACTGAAAGACGAAGCCAGAG ACCTGCGTCAGGAGCTGGCTGTACGCGAGCGACAGACCGACACACGCATGTCGGCTCCCAGCTCGCCAACGCTTGACAGTGACAAGACAGATTCTGGCGTCCAGGCCTCGCTGTCACTGCCAGCCACGCCCCTCTGCAAGAACATGGACAGTGTCTTCACCAGCAGCACAG TGCTCACCAATGGCTGCAATAGCTCACCGCTAACACCATCGGCCAGAGTATCGGCTCTCAATATAGTTGGTGATCTCCTGCGGAAAGTAGGG GCGCTGGAGTCCAAGCTGGCTGCGTGTCGGAACTTCGCCAAGGACCAGGCGGCGAGGCGGAGCTACATGGCAGGGAGCGCCAGCATGGCCAATGGCAACGCCACCAAGTTCTCGCACCCCATCCATACTACCTACTTCGACAAAGC GAAGGAGAAGGTCTTTTTTCCAGCACTTGTTCTTG
- the LOC125741929 gene encoding nuclear distribution protein nudE-like 1-B isoform X1, translating into MGDGTKPQLEVISRALQAKGLWTRDVRLRHLDILGIRSERRHRVPEATRAGLANSVRRLSGSEAETADEGAAVRKAERFGNAKVAARPRPSPAFTRSYQEAQEELTEFQEGSRELEAELEAQLGQAEHRIRDLQTENQRLKSEAEVLKEKLEQQYTQSYKQISTLEDELGQTQGIKEQLHKYVRELEQANDDLERAKRATIVSLEDFEQRLNQAIERNAFLESELDEKESLLVSVQRLKDEARDLRQELAVRERQTDTRMSAPSSPTLDSDKTDSGVQASLSLPATPLCKNMDSVFTSSTVLTNGCNSSPLTPSARVSALNIVGDLLRKVGALESKLAACRNFAKDQAARRSYMAGSASMANGNATKFSHPIHTTYFDKAPMNRLEAGPLAAMKAAPHSASPPGLLPLSA; encoded by the exons ATGGGCGATGGCACAAAACCGCAACTTGAGGTAATTTCCCGAGCGCTCCAGGCCAAAGGGCTGTGGACTCGCGATGTGAGATTACGTCATCTGGATATTTTGGGAATCCGGAGCGAGCGACGTCATCGCGTGCCGGAAGCGACGCGCGCCGGCCTCGCGAACAGTGTTCGCCGGCTTTCGGGCTCAGAAGCGGAGACTGCGGACGAGGGAGCGGCGGTGCGGAAGGCGGAGCGGTTCGGAAATGCTAAGGTAGCGGCTCGGCCACGTCCCAGCCCTGCGTTCACTCGAAG TTACCAGGAGGCCCAGGAGGAGCTGACGGAGTTCCAGGAGGGCAGTCGGGAGCTTGAAGCTGAGCTGGAGGCCCAGCTCGGCCAGGCGGAGCACCGGATACGGGACCTGCAGACGGAGAACCAGAGGCTGAAGAGCGAGGCTGAGGTCCTGAAG GAGAAGCTAGAGCAGCAGTATACACAGAGCTACAAGCAGATCTCCACGTTGGAGGATGAACTGGGCCAGACGCAAGGCATCAAGGAGCAGCTCCATAAATACGTGCGGGAGCTGGAGCAGGCCAATGACGACCTGGAGAGGGCCAAGAG GGCAACAATTGTCTCACTAGAGGACTTTGAGCAGCGGCTGAACCAGGCCATCGAGAGGAACGCCTTTCTGGAGAGCGAGCTGGACGAGAAGGAGTCGCTGCTGGTGTCTGTGCAGAGACTGAAAGACGAAGCCAGAG ACCTGCGTCAGGAGCTGGCTGTACGCGAGCGACAGACCGACACACGCATGTCGGCTCCCAGCTCGCCAACGCTTGACAGTGACAAGACAGATTCTGGCGTCCAGGCCTCGCTGTCACTGCCAGCCACGCCCCTCTGCAAGAACATGGACAGTGTCTTCACCAGCAGCACAG TGCTCACCAATGGCTGCAATAGCTCACCGCTAACACCATCGGCCAGAGTATCGGCTCTCAATATAGTTGGTGATCTCCTGCGGAAAGTAGGG GCGCTGGAGTCCAAGCTGGCTGCGTGTCGGAACTTCGCCAAGGACCAGGCGGCGAGGCGGAGCTACATGGCAGGGAGCGCCAGCATGGCCAATGGCAACGCCACCAAGTTCTCGCACCCCATCCATACTACCTACTTCGACAAAGC